A DNA window from Setaria viridis chromosome 2, Setaria_viridis_v4.0, whole genome shotgun sequence contains the following coding sequences:
- the LOC117843653 gene encoding uncharacterized protein, which produces MVEVGVEPPAEAAAGLSPGRLRPSARRSWPLGCGRSPSPSPSPPPPPPPAAAGGDGLKGAVDARVVGCGVLGMVEVGVEPPAEAAAGLSPGRLRPSARRSWPLGCGRSPSPSPSPPPPPAAAGGDGLKGADDGAGVLGGRADEAVAAPAAVSPPAQNGSLLQQQGSDKAAAPAATSPVVQNGALPQQQGLDNVEAALAPAQNGAPPRHGHNKVDEPVAPAAVSPVACNGTLQGTLPESGLEKAGEDGDKVGNGEAQLLGDAGVPPLDGLEGNGVVKVVASAVAVPDSCGVVGSAQNDGERGGLLVAEGEVGREEVADGDVMEMGNRAGDGELERKQNGVAGSRMKRWLTSAVNSPPKKRVVADGRTVTTKEEGNGVLEISPVRTSPPGCGRNAVTTTDSRVLDVSPIRTFPPGSGKSALTTTGSGDEEGLPLEATPIINVDAAAAIPVSGGATSLTSALDVSNEKLEGKRMTNEGHSKAHIRVQVPDDFVGTEQDGNLQQNVDEKSTPRNSSDEKMKGKLSQSEGKQLARVVVGDKMKNKIEGSLHRSTHKTPLSDPIDAKTKGKRLESGKMNATLLGNAGGKMQSKTLSTKKELACSNMNVKQNKSAHKLSKFGKHVATNQMRESDDMKLVPDQLIVLALMAPDKCPWTRGRKSRASASKPLAPRNKLNGMDVTPRRLLINDETMEDNDDSNPEDDGNSKVLVMCGEKQEICVTVPPSVPSGSHQRQLGDHDVDAQRKVRKLLQLFQVACRKITRLVEQGNRNIGRVDTEAFKALKRDPIYNKPGAMVGSIPGVKVGDEFHFRVELSIVGLHRPHQGGIDTSTVNGVPVAISIVASGGYPDELSSSDELIYTGSGGKAGGNKQGDDQKLERGNLALKNCIDTKTPVRVIHGFKGQNRSEIGHSKGKKTSTFIYDGLYEVMECWQEGLKGEMVFKYKLHRIAGQPELALHAVKATRKSKVREGLCLPDISQGSERMPISVINTIDDTRPAPFKYTTKVIYPSWYEKEPPKGCDCTNGCTDSIKCACAVKNGGEIPFNSDGAIIEARPLIYECGPSCRCPPTCHNRVSQHGVKIPLEIFKTGSTGWGVRSLSSISSGSFICEYVGELLEDKEADKTQNDEYLFDIGSNYHDEELWVGLKSVVGVQSSTSSSKTMEGFTIDAAEYANVGRFINHSCSPNLYAQHVLWDHDDMRMPHVVLFAVENIPPLQELTYHYNYTVGQVLDENGKEKVKHCYCGASDCCGRLY; this is translated from the exons ATGGTGGAGGTCGGGGTCGAGCCGcccgcggaggccgcggcggggctATCGCCGGGCAGGTTGAGGCCCTCCGCCAGGCGGTCCTGGCCGCTCGGGTGCGGCCGGTccccctcgccctcgccctcgcccccacccccgcccccgcccgcggccgcggggggCGATGGTTTGAAGGGCGCGGTCGATGCGCGGGTTGTTGGGTGCGGG GTTTTGGGAATGGTGGAGGTCGGGGTCGAGCCGcccgcggaggccgcggcggggctATCGCCGGGCAGGTTGAGGCCCTCCGCCAGGCGGTCCTGGCCGCTCGGGTGCGGCCGGTccccctcgccctcgccctcgcccccacccccgcccgcggccgcggggggCGATGGTTTGAAGGGCGCGGATGATGgcgccggcgtcctcggcggCAGAGCGGATGAGGCGgttgccgcccccgccgccgtttCGCCTCCGGCTCAGAACGGCTCCCTGCTTCAGCAGCAGGGCTCGGATAAggcggccgcccccgccgctaCTTCACCTGTCGTGCAGAACGGCGCCCTGCCTCAGCAGCAGGGTCTGGATAATGTggaggcggcgctcgccccCGCGCAGAATGGCGCCCCTCCTCGGCATGGGCACAATAAGGTGGATGAGCCGGTTGCTCCTGCTGCTGTTTCGCCTGTGGCGTGCAACGGCACACTCCAGGGTACCCTACCTGAGTCAGGCCTAGAGAAGGCAGGGGAGGATGGAGACAAGGTGGGGAATGGAGAGGCACAATTGCTGGGTGATGCTGGCGTGCCACCATTGGATGGTCTGGAGGGGAACGGGGTGGTCAAGGTGGTGGCATCAGCCGTCGCGGTACCGGATAGTTGTGGCGTTGTTGGTTCTGCGCAGAATGATGGTGAGAGGGGTGGTTTGTTGGTGGCAGAGGgagaggtggggagggaggaggtTGCAGATGGAGATGTCATGGAGATGGGAAACAGAGCAGGGGATGGTGAGTTGGAGAGGAAGCAAAATGGAGTTGCAGGAAGCAGGATGAAGAGATGGTTGACATCTGCTGTGAATTCGCCGCCTAAGAAGAGGGTGGTTGCAGACGGGAGGACTGTTACCACCAAAGAAGAGGGCAATGGAGTTTTGGAGATCTCACCTGTACGCACATCTCCTCCTGGCTGTGGGAGGAATGCTGTTACCACCACAGACAGTAGAGTTTTGGATGTCTCACCCATACGCACATTTCCTCCTGGCAGTGGGAAGTCTGCTCTTACTACCACAGGCAGTGGAGATGAGGAGGGGTTGCCGTTAGAAGCCACACCTATCATCAACGTTGATGCCGCAGCAGCAATTCCGGTTTCAGGAGGAGCTACTTCTCTGACATCAGCACTAGATGTTTCTAATGAGAAATTGGAAGGCAAGAGAATGACAAATGAAGGACATAGCAAGGCTCACATTAGGGTCCAGGTTCCAGATGATTTTGTAGGTACCGAACAAGATGGGAACCTGCAGCAAAATGTTGATGAAAAATCTACACCAAGGAATAGTTCTGATGAGAAGATGAAGGGAAAACTCTCACAAAGTGAAGGGAAGCAGTTAGCACGAGTAGTGGTGGGTGATaagatgaaaaataaaattgaagGAAGCTTGCATAGAAGTACTCATAAGACACCTTTGAGCGATCCCATTGATGCAAAGACAAAAGGAAAGAGGTTGGAGAGTGGCAAGATGAATGCGACGTTGCTTGGTAATGCAGGGGGGAAGATGCAAAGTAAAACTTTGAGCACTAAAAAAGAATTGGCATGCTCAAATATGAACGTAAAGCAAAATAAATCTGCTCATAAGCTgagcaagtttggaaaacatgTTGCAACCAATCAAATGAGAGAAAGTGATGATATGAAACTTGTTCCCGACCAACTAATTGTACTAGCATTGATGGCTCCTGACAAATGTCCTTGGACACGAGGAAGGAAATCTAGAGCTAGTGCTTCCAAGCCTCTTGCCCCAAGGAACAAACTTAATGGAATGGATGTCACTCCAAGAAGATTATTGATCAATGATGAGACAATGGAGGACAATGACGATTCTAACCCGGAAGATGATGGCAACTCCAAGGTGTTGGTTATGTGTGGAGAAAAGCAAGAAATATGTGTCACGGTTCCTCCGTCTGTTCCTTCCGGGTCACACCAAAGGCAACTTGGGGACCATGATGTAGATGCTCAAAGAAAAGTTAGAAAGTTGCTCCAATTATTCCAGGTGGCATGCCGAAAGATTACACGACTTGTGGAACAAGGTAATCGCAATATCGGAAGGGTTGACACTGAAGCATTTAAGGCTTTAAAGAGAGACCCTATCTATAACAAGCCTGGGGCCATGGTGGGAAGCATTCCTGGTGTTAAAGTTGGAGATGAATTTCATTTTAGAGTTGAGTTGTCGATTGTTGGTCTCCATCGCCCGCATCAAGGAGGCATTGACACTTCTACGGTGAATGGTGTTCCTGTTGCTATAAGTATTGTTGCCTCCGGAGGCTATCCTGACGAATTGTCAAGCTCGGATGAACTAATATACACTGGCTCCGGAGGGAAGGCTGGCGGCAATAAACAAGGAGATGATCAAAAGCTTGAGCGTGGTAATCTTGCCTTGAAGAATTGCATTGACACCAAGACCCCAGTTAGAGTGATTCATGGATTCAAAGGTCAAAACAGAAGTGAAATTGGTCATTCTAAAGGCAAGAAAACTTCGACATTTATTTATGATGGGTTGTACGAGGTGATGGAATGCTGGCAAGAAGGTCTGAAAGGCGAGATGGTCTTCAAGTACAAGTTACATAGGATTGCTGGGCAACCAGAATTAGCCCTACATGCAGTCAAGGCGACAAGGAAGTCCAAAGTTCGTGAAGGTCTTTGTTTGCCTGATATATCCCAAGGAAGCGAGAGGATGCCCATAAGTGTCATCAACACAATTGATGACACAAGGCCAGCACCATTTAAATACACCACTAAAGTCATATATCCAAGCTGGTATGAAAAAGAACCTCCCAAGGGTTGTGACTGCACAAACGGCTGCACGGACTCTATTAAATGTGCTTGTGCAGTGAAGAATGGAGGGGAAATCCCGTTCAATTCCGATGGTGCAATCATCGAGGCCAGGCCTCTCATATACGAGTGTGGCCCATCGTGCAG GTGCCCGCCAACATGCCACAATAGGGTGAGTCAGCATGGTGTCAAAATTCCACTAGAAATATTCAAGACTGGTAGTACAGGTTGGGGCGTAAGATCCCTCAGTTCTATATCTTCAGGCAGTTTCATATGTGAGTATGTTGGTGAGCTATTGGAAGACAAAGAAGCTGACAAAACACAGAACGACGAGTATCTATTCGATATTGGTAGTAACTACCATGATGAAGAACTTTGGGTGGGGCTAAAGTCGGTGGTTGGTGTACAATCTTCTACCTCGTCCTCCAAGACAATGGAAGGCTTCACAATAGATGCAGCGGAGTATGCCAATGTTGGAAGATTCATCAACCATAGTTGTTCACCAAATCTCTATGCCCAACATGTTCTCTGGGACCATGATGACATGAGGATGCCGCATGTTGTGCTTTTTGCTGTTGAGAATATCCCACCACTACAGGAGCTGACCTACCACTATAATTATACGGTAGGTCAAGTCCTTGACGAGAATGGCAAGGAGAAGGTGAAGCATTGCTACTGTGGTGCCTCTGATTGTTGTGGCAGGCTCTACTGA
- the LOC117843788 gene encoding CRM-domain containing factor CFM3, chloroplastic/mitochondrial, which yields MALLLPPPALSPKPPFPCASRPARPPLVRCTRTITETASVSSARASASSPSTSSPAASDGAVGGKGKKKRRPLKPSFEEQALRRWSARAPSQRASVPWEQPQQQSPSPPHRAGRESVGSGGQKTTDGGSSKTLRSIVEYFAGGSSGDDGEGGEQEEKGAGNAAAVRAEAARDQEDGSHFRPSYLLGNKPVSAPWMHGEESSNDQWVSSSVAEGEEGVDMDDISDDELGLAEGDDEELDSAEDLLNGSSEEELYEDYAVQIANSSYGVDLVVDRGSNVGGFDRSMRRSSVNSIVKTLRSSMEESSPNVTIERSNAEDFVQKLGPVLLPWEREEEDDEVFGGGKAGRRSNTELAERTIPENELRRLRDAALRMKERIKVGSGGVTQDIVESIHRKWKVDEVVKMRFEGPPSLNMKRTHDLLEDRTGGIVIWRSGRSVVLYRGMNYNLQCVQSYAKSTQIDSDKEVADANSAIHGRHNLQKSRADGVKHSTSSGNFSLELEATEAFDIDSFLDQLGPRYKDWSGRSPIPVDADLLPGVVPGYKQPYRVLPYKIKSTLRDKEMTALRRLARQTAPHFALGRNREHQGLAAAMVKLWEKSAIAKIAIKRGVPNTCNDRMAEEIKKLTGGVLLSRNKEYIIFYRGNDFIAPKVRQVLVEKQEQAITQLDEEELARLKASASITTIPNELKGPLVAGTLAETTEAKSRWGHSLNDKQREEEMKYLALMKHASLLKSLKRKLILAKTKIAKAERALAKVQQFLSPAELPTDLETVTDEERFLFRRIGLKMRAFLMLGRRDVFDGTVQNMHLHWKHRELIKIIVRGKSFAQVKHIAISLEAESEGVLISVDKTTKGYAIIFYRGKNYRRPQIVKPRNLLTRRQALARSIELQRREALKHHISSLQGKIWKLNTQLVQMKEAMEKEDVKLLQTVEADLSSDDDDVEDEGEEAYLQTYSSDEEEDANSDPNEYL from the exons atGGCGCTGCTGTTGCCACCTCCCGCACTCTCCCCCAAGCCCCCCTTCCCCTGCGCTTCCCGACCAGCTAGGCCGCCCCTCGTAAGATGCACCAGAACTATCACCGAAACCGCGAGCGTCTCCTCCGCTCGCGCTTCGGCGTCTtctccctcgacctcctcgccggcggcgtcggacgGCGCCGTTGGAGGGAAGGgtaagaagaagaggaggcccCTAAAGCCGAGCTTCGAGGAGCAGGCCCTCCGACGCTGGTCCGCCAGGGCGCCCTCCCAGCGTGCCTCCGTGCCCTGGGAGCAGCCTCAGCAgcagtcgccgtcgccgccgcaccggGCTGGCCGAGAAAGCGTTGGTTCGGGTGGCCAAAAAACCACTGACGGAGGCTCTAGCAAGACGTTGCGGTCCATCGTGGAATACTTCGCTGGAGGATCCTCCGGTGAtgacggcgaaggcggcgagcAAGAAGAGAAAGGGGCGGGCAACGCCGCTGCTGTCCGGGCCGAAGCGGCTCGGGACCAGGAGGATGGATCACATTTTCGGCCGAGCTATCTGCTTGGGAACAAGCCAGTCTCTGCGCCGTGGATGCACGGTGAAGAATCGAGCAATGACCAGTGGGTTTCTAGTTCGGTGGCCGAAGGTGAGGAAGGGGTGGACATGGATGACATTTCTGATGATGAGCTGGGCTTGGCAGAAGGAGATGATGAAGAACTGGACAGTGCTGAGGACCTCCTTAATGGGAGTTCAGAAGAGGAACTTTATGAGGATTATGCCGTACAGATTGCGAATTCTTCCTATGGGGTGGATTTGGTAGTGGACAGAGGTTCTAATGTTGGTGGGTTTGACAGGAGTATGAGGCGGAGCAGTGTAAACAGCATTGTTAAAACATTGAGGAGTTCCATGGAGGAAAGTAGTCCAAATGTCACAATTGAACGGTCTAATGCAGAGGATTTTGTCCAGAAGCTGGGTCCTGTGCTCCTACCATGggaaagggaggaggaagatgatgaggtGTTCGGTGGTGGCAAGGCAGGGAGGCGCAGCAATACAGAACTGGCAGAGAGGACTATCCCAGAGAATGAGCTGCGGAGGCTCAGGGATGCGGCATTGAGGATGAAGGAGAGGATAAAGGTTGGATCAGGAGGGGTTACTCAGGACATTGTGGAGAGCATCCACAGGAAATGGAAGGTGGACGAGGTGGTCAAGATGAGGTTTGAAGGCCCTCCGAGCCTGAACATGAAGAGAACTCATGATTTACTAGAG GATAGAACTGGAGGAATTGTTATATGGAGGTCAGGGAGATCAGTTGTGTTATATAGGGGAATGAACTACAACCTTCAATGTGTGCAGTCATATGCAAAATCTACACAAATTGATTCTGATAAGGAAGTTGCTGATGCTAATAGTGCGATCCATGGACGTCACAACTTGCAGAAGTCAAGGGCAGATGGTGTGAAGCACTCAACATCTAGTGGCAATTTCTCTTTAGAACTAGAAGCCACAGAAGCCTTCGATATTGATAGCTTCTTGGATCAGTTGGGACCACGGTACAAGGATTGGTCTGGTCGCAGCCCTATCCCTGTTGATGCCGACTTACTTCCTGGTGTGGTACCTGGCTACAAGCAACCATATAGAGTACTTCCTTACAAGATTAAGAGCACTCTAAGAGATAAGGAAATGACAGCTCTGCGAAGACTTGCAAGGCAAACTGCTCCTCATTTCGCTCTAG GGAGAAACAGGGAACACCAAGGCTTAGCTGCTGCTATGGTTAAATTATGGGAGAAAAGTGCTATCGCAAAGATTGCCATCAAAAGAGGGGTCCCAAACACATGCAATGACAGAATGGCGGAAGAAATCAAG AAATTGACAGGAGGAGTGCTCTTGTCGAGGAATAAGGAGTACATTATCTTCTACAGGGGCAATGATTTCATAGCGCCTAAAGTAAGGCAGGTCTTGGTGGAGAAGCAAGAACAAGCCATTACTCAACTGGATGAGGAAGAGCTGGCTCGGCTTAAAGCATCAGCCTCAATTACAACCATTCCCAATGAATTGAAGGGTCCTCTAGTTGCTGGAACTCTTGCAGAAACTACAGAAGCAAAATCTCGATGGGGACACTCACTTAATGATAAGCAGAGGGAAGAGGAGATGAAGTATTTGGCCTTGATGAAGCATGCCTCTCTTTTGAAGAGCTTGAAGAGAAAACTGATTCTA GCAAAAACAAAAATTGCAAAAGCAGAGAGAGCTTTGGCGAAAGTTCAGCAATTTCTCTCTCCGGCAGAGCTTCCAACTGATTTGGAAACAGTTACAGATGAGGAGCGCTTCTTATTTCGCAGAATTGGCCTGAAAATGAGGGCCTTTTTGATGCTTG GCAGACGAGATGTTTTTGATGGAACTGTGCAAAACATGCACTTGCATTGGAAGCATCGAGAATTGATTAAAATTATTGTCAGGGGAAAGAGCTTCGCACAAGTGAAACATATTGCAATCTCTCTAGAAGCTGAGAGTGAAGGTGTCCTCATTTCAGTCGATAAGACAACTAAAGGATATGCAATCATTTTCTACCGGGGTAAAAACTACAGGCGACCCCAAATCGTGAAGCCTAGGAATCTATTAACGAGGAGACAGGCATTGGCACGCTCTATAGAGCTCCAAAGGCGCGAG GCATTAAAGCATCATATCTCAAGTCTGCAAGGGAAGATCTGGAAGTTGAATACGCAACTT GTACAGATGAAGGAGGCCATGGAAAAGGAGGATGTGAAGCTACTTCAAACAGTTGAAGCTGACCTGTCAtcggatgatgatgatgtagag GATGAAGGGGAGGAGGCCTATTTACAAACTTACAGCAGCGACGAAGAAGAGGATGCTAACAGTGATCCGAATGAATATCTCTGA